A window of Fusobacterium varium genomic DNA:
TGATTTTAATTTCAGGAATATCAAAAACCTGACGAGTTTTAACTTCCTCTACTTTAACATCTTTTAAATTAGCAGCACAATGAGGGCAAATCTCATTAGGAAGTTCAACAACAAAATCAGGATTATCAACTTTTTCAAGAGTAGAACCTTTATGACCGATTT
This region includes:
- a CDS encoding IS66 family transposase, which produces MNSSNSSFPPSSDKFGKKKDKNKSLRKKSNKASGGQIGHKGSTLEKVDNPDFVVELPNEICPHCAANLKDVKVEEVKTRQVFDIPEIKI